Genomic segment of Mycolicibacterium psychrotolerans:
TCGCGAACCAGGTCGATGGCCTTCTGCACGCTCTCGGTGGTGGGGTTCTCCGGCGAGTTGCCCTGCGAGAGCATGATCATGCCCAGGCCGTCCTGCGCATCGGAGAACAGGCTGACCCGGCCCTTGAACGCCGGATCCCACAGATCATTGATGCTCTTGATGTCGCGGCCGGTGGCCGCCCGGTTGTAGGCCAGGCCGACGAGACCGGACATGTAGGGCGCGGTGAACTTGCGGCCGGGATCGACGCTGGCCTCGAGCAGGTCGGGGCGGATGTTCTTCTTGTTCGGCACACCCTCGTCGCTGATGTCGTTGAGCCAGCCCAGCTGATGCAGCCGCACCGCCATGAACGACGTGGGCACCGCCAGATCGGCGCCGATGTCCTGCTTACGCGACAGCGGCTCCTTGACCTTGGCGAACCACTGCTCGTTGTCGTTGAGGTCTTCCTTGTAGTCGACGGTGATGCCCGAGGCCGTCTGGAACGCGGCGACGAACCCGTCGGCCATGTACAGCGGCCAGTTCGAGATACGCAGCGTGCCGCTCGCGGGACCGCTGTCCTGGCTGCTCGAGCTCGCGGTGTTGCTGTCGGATCCGCCGCAGGCGGCCAGGACGGACGAACCGAGGCCGAGGGCCGCGGCCGCGGCGGCGCTTCCGCCGAGGAAGCGGCGGCGCGAGGTGCGGCTGGCGGTCAGGCGGGCCAGCAGGTGGGGATCGATCTCACGGGACATGGCGAGGCGTGCCTTTCGTCGGCTCCAAAGAGGGGGATGGGGTCGCGCGGGCGTCGGCCCGAGGGGACGATCTAGGAGTCGTCGAGCATCTCCTCGAGATCCTCGGTGGTCGGGATGTCGGCGCCGGGCAGGACCAGCGAGGCGTCGGGTGCCCAGCCGACATAGACCTCATCGCCGGGCCGCAGCATCGGAAGATCCTGCTCCGGTCCGACGTGTGCGATCACCGTGGACTCGTCGGGAGCGGCCAGCGAGACCCGGAGCACCGGGCCCTGGAAGGTCAGGTCCTTCACGGTGGCCCGCACCGCGGCGACATCGCCAGTGGGGGCGTCCATCGACACCCGCACCCGCTCGGGCCGCACCATCAGGGTGGCGTGTCCGCCGGATTCGATCGTGGTCTCCCCGGGGCGCGCCTTGAGGGTGGAACCCAGCACGTCGACCTCGACGTAGTCGCGGTTGACGCGACCGGTCTGCCGGCCTGCCCACAGGTTGGCCTGCCCGATGAAGCTGGCGACGAACACGGTCGCCGGA
This window contains:
- a CDS encoding polyamine ABC transporter substrate-binding protein, with the protein product MSREIDPHLLARLTASRTSRRRFLGGSAAAAAALGLGSSVLAACGGSDSNTASSSSQDSGPASGTLRISNWPLYMADGFVAAFQTASGITVDYKEDLNDNEQWFAKVKEPLSRKQDIGADLAVPTSFMAVRLHQLGWLNDISDEGVPNKKNIRPDLLEASVDPGRKFTAPYMSGLVGLAYNRAATGRDIKSINDLWDPAFKGRVSLFSDAQDGLGMIMLSQGNSPENPTTESVQKAIDLVREQNDKGQIRRFTGNDYADDLAAGNIAVAQAYSGDVVQLQADNPDLQFVVPDSGATTFVDTMVIPYTTQNQKAAEAWINYVYDRANYAKLVAFVQYVPVLSDMTEELEKVDPAAAKNPLINPSKETLANSKGWAALTDEQTQEYNTAYAAVTGG